Proteins found in one Anopheles aquasalis chromosome 3, idAnoAquaMG_Q_19, whole genome shotgun sequence genomic segment:
- the LOC126578862 gene encoding UPF0488 protein CG14286 has protein sequence MAPPKPRLHKTTGKLKSIPRPTDSGVPPAAARPTPPTPAPDSELPDPDQQFELELYWCIQQLESQLPNLQGNSKKWTDTNKMINTLKSSSQPIIRKRQIMRTTFGDYRSKMATEQQTMAVVEDNVRFEERKEKVKYHFVKKSAVLSGDKNFRFNFPAATTGGNVAEEESSKEQSANAAPNDVVKIAPSDNSFRFNFSVAST, from the exons ATGGCACCGCCGAAACCGAGATTGCATAAAACAACCGGAAAGTTGAAATCGATTCCTAGACCAACAGACAGTGGAGTGCCGCCTGCTGCAGCCCGACCGACCCCTCCAACGCCCGCGCCGGATTCTGAacttccggatccggatcaaCAGTTTGAGCTAGAACTTTACTGGTGCATCCAGCAGTTGGAATCACAATTGCCCAATTTACAGGGAAACAGTAAAAAAT GGACCGATACGAACAAGATGATCAACACACTAAAGAGCAGCAGTCAACCGATCATCCGGAAGCGTCAGATCATGCGGACCACCTTCGGCGACTACCGCAGTAAGATGGCCACAGAACAGCAAACGATGGCCGTCGTCGAGGATAACGTGCGGTTCGAAGAGCGCAAGGAGAAGGTGAAGTACCACTTTGTAAAGAAGTCGGCCGTCCTTAGCGGTGATAAGAACTTCCGGTTCAATTTCCCGGCCGCCACAACGGGGGGCAATGTTGCAGAAGAGGAGTCGAGTAAAGAGCAAAGTGCAAATGCGGCCCCGAATGATGTAGTTAAAATAGCGCCTTCGGATAATTCTTTTCGATTCAACTTCTCCGTTGCCAGCACCTGA
- the LOC126578863 gene encoding 28 kDa heat- and acid-stable phosphoprotein — translation MPRGKYVNHKGRNRNFTNPEELEAQRKKDEEEKKWRKTREGESSSEEEDDEDEEEKDSDEESDSDESDDGKAKGAEGVIPIDNPNRVAKKTHKKVTELVEDDKPQLTRREKEQIDKQRAHAAYQKRHAEGKTAQAKADLARLAIIKQHRAEAAARREAEKKEKEAKTKGTNS, via the exons ATGCCGAGAG GAAAGTACGTTAACCACAAGGGCCGCAATCGCAACTTCACGAACCCCGAGGAACTAGAGGCGCAGCGCAAGAAGGACGAAGAGGAGAAAAAGTGGCGCAAAACGCGAGAAGGAGAATCCTCGAGCGAGGAAgaagacgatgaggatgaagaggagaaggacagCGACGAAGAGTCCGATTCCGACGAGTCCGACGATGGAAAGGCCAAGGGTGCGGAAGGGGTGATACCGATCGACAATCCTAACCGTGTGGCCAAAAAGACGCACAAGAAGGTGACCGAGCTTGTGGAGGACGATAAACCGCAGCTGACGCGCCGCGAGAAGGAACAAATCGACAAGCAGCGAGCGCACGCCGCGTATCAGAAGCGGCACGCCGAGGGCAAGACGGCCCAGGCCAAGGCTGACTTGGCCCGGTTAGCGATCATCAAGCAGCACCGCGCGGAAGCGGCTGCCCGGCGTGAGGCCGAGAAGAAAG AAAAAGAAGCCAAAACGAAAGGTACAAACTCGTAA